The Eggerthella guodeyinii sequence TCCGCCGGCACTCGCGCCGGAACGCCTGCGGGTCCATCCAATGGAAGGCCTGGGCGGCGCACACGCGGTCGACCGAGGCGTCCGCGAGCCCGGTGCGCTCGGCCGACCCCGCCGTCGAGGAGAACTCGGCGCGCTCGCCGAGGCGCGCTTCCGCCACGGCCCTCATCTGGTCGTTCGGTTCGACGGCCTCCACGATGCAGCCGAGCTCCAGCAGCTGCTCGGAGAACCTTCCCGTGCCCGATCCCACGTCGGCCACCCGGGTGCCCGCCGCGAACCCCTCCTCAGACGCGAGGTGCGCCATAAGCGCGGGGGCGTAGCCGGGGCGCGCCGCGTCGTAGACGGCCGCCTTCCCGTCGAAGCGGCTCTCGTTTCCCATGGGTCCTCCTTCGTCGCGGCGCCTCACTTGTAGTCGGCCGGGTTCTTGCTGGCGGAGCCGGTGGTGTTCTCCTCGCCGCGCAGCTCGCGCCCGAAGCGGACGGCAGACTCGCCGAACCGGTCCTTCACGAGGTCGGTGGCCTCGATGAGGCCGCGGCGCTTCCCCTCGTCCGGGATGGACGGCCGCACGTCGTCCTCGTTCGGCGCGGCCTCCGCGACGTCGAACAGGCTCTCCTGCACGCCGTCGCCCTCCTCGAACCCCGTCATCCCCACGCCGATGAGGCGCACGGGCATGCCGGGCCGCCACAGCTCGCCCATCATGCGGTACAGAAGCGGCGTGTAGGCGAACTCGTCGTCGCTGGGCGCCGCCAGCTGACGCTGCACCGAGCGCACGCTGCGGTCGTCGTAGCGCACCCGCAGGCTGATCGTGCGGCCGCGCAGGCCCTTGCGGCGCAGGCGGCGCCCCACCTTCGCGGCGATGGTGGCGATGGCGCCCTCCACCTCGTCGCGCGCGGTGAGGTCCGACGCGAACGTCATCTCGTTGGACACCGACTTCACCGAGTCGTCCTGCTCCACGGGCGCGTCGTCGCCGCCGTTCGCCCGCACGTGCATGACGTGGCCGTTCTTGCCGAACACGCGCAGCAGCATGCCCTCGTCGGCATCGGCCAGCTGGCCGAGCGTGCGGATGCCGCGGGAGTGCAGCTTCTCCTCGGCCGCGGCTCCGATGCCGCTCATCGTGCGGACGGGAAGGGGGGCGAGGAAGTCCCGCTCGCCGCCCGGGTACACCACGGTCAGCCCGCGCGGCTTGTCCATGTCCGAGGCGATCTTCGCGATGGTCTTCGACGTGCCCACGCCGATGGAGCACGTGACGCCCAGCTTCTCGACGCGCTGCTGGATGCGCTGCGCGACGCGCACGGGGTGCTCGCGGTTCACCGACGTGGGCGACACGTCCATGAACGCCTCGTCGATGCTGACCTGCTGCACGTGCGGCGTCTCGGCGCGCAGGATGTCCATGATGGCGTTCGACATCTCGCGGTAGCGGTCGAAATGGCCGTGCGTCCAGATGGCGTGCGGGCACAGGCGCTTCGCCGTGGACGAGGGCATGGCGCTGTGCACCCCGTACGGGCGCGCCTCGTACGACGCCGTGGACACCACGCCGTGCTTGTCGGCGTCGCCGCCCACGATGACCGGCTTGCCGCGCCAGGCGGGATGGTCGAGCTGCTCGACCGAGGCGAAGAACGCGTCGAGGTCCACGAGCAGGATGGCCGACCCGCGCCACTCCTCCAACGGCATGGCGAAGCCGCCGCCATCGGCAGCCGATTCGGGATCGGTCTGTGGGGAATCGGATCGCATTGCGCGAATAAGTCTACCACGCCGCGCCCGGGCGTAATGAACTTGTGCTAGGATATTCATTCCTTGCCTCGAATCACGAGGCGAAACGCAGGGAGGGAGAGACATGACGATGACGCAGCGAGACACCGACGCGCGTCCCGGCGTACGCGCCTGCGTGACCGCGCTGCCCGAGCAGCTGCTGTCGCCCCCCTACGAAATGCGCTCCGAGATGAACTGGATCGACTTCTCCGGCACGGCGAACCCCCTGGGCACGCCCCCCTCCTTCATCCGCGCGATGGAGACGGCGCTGGCCGCCGGCGAGCTGAACTACCCGCCCGACCGCGAGGCGCACACGCTGCGCAGCGTGCTGGCCCGCAAGTTCGGGCTGCCCGTGGAATCGTTCCTCGTGGGCTCCACCGTCGGCGACATGGTGCGCGCCGTAGCCCAGACCTACCAGCCCTGCACCGTGGGCGTGGCCGTCCCCGGCCCCGTGGAGTACGCGCTGGCCGCCGGCAACGCGGGCCATCGCGTGGTGGAGATCGCGAGCCCGGCCGGCTTCACCGTGCCCGACCCGGCCGCGGCCGAGCGCCACGGCATCGTGTTCGACGCCGCCGTGCTGGCGAACCCGGGCTACCCTACGAGCCGCCTGCTGCCGAGGCCGACGCTGCTCGCCTACCTCGACGCCTGCACCTGGGTGGTCGTGGACGAGCGCTCCATCGAGCTCACGCTGGGCGGCGAGAGCATGGTGGCGCTCGTGAACGAGCACCGCAACCTCGTGGTGGTGCGCTCGCTGTGCGAGCCCTTCGCCATGCCGGGCATCCCCATCAGCTACTGCATCGCGCACCCCGACACCATCGCGCAGATCACGCGCTTCTACGACAGCTCGTGCGTGCCGATGTTCGCCGAGGTCATCGGCGAGCTGGCGCTTTCGGAGACGGAGCACCTCGAGCGCACGCGCGACTTCCTCGATTCGGAGATTCCCTGGCTGCAGTGCATGCTGAACCTCATCCCCGGCATCGACATCTTCCCCGCCGAGGCGAACTACGTCATGTGCACGTTCGACGGCGGGCCCGACCTGGCGCTCGGCGTGGCGAACACCGACGAGCTGGCGCAGCGCCTGCAGCTGGCCGGGTTCCTGATCCGCAAGCTCGAGGGCACCCCCGCGCTGGAGGACAGCCGCTACTTCTGCGTGGCCGTCCGCACGCGCGAGGACAACGAGAAGCTCGTGGCCGCCCTGCGGGAGATCATCGCCGGCTGCTAGGGCTTTCGACGGAGGGCTGCCCGCGGCAGCCCTCCTCGTTTCTACTTCACCTCGTAGCCCGCCTCCACCACGGCGGCGGCCAGCGTCTCCTCCGGCACGTCCCGGGCCAGCTTCGCGGTGGCGGTGCCGGCGTCGAGGTCGACGACGGCCTCCTCGACGCCCTCCACGCCTTCGAGGGCCTTCTTCACGTGGGCGACGCAGTGCTGGCACATCATGCCTTCGACGTTCAGGGTCTTCTCCATGGTGGTCTCCTTTTCGTTGGGATCGTCAGGGTCGTCAAGCTCGGTGCTATCGATGGGCGCGGACGCGGGCGCGTCCGTCGCTGCCGAGGGGAGGTTGGGCTTCCAGCCGCGCAGCCGCAGGGCGTTCGACACGACGCACACCGAGCTCAGGCTCATGGCGGCCGCGGCGATCATGGGGTTGAGGTTCAGGCCCATGAACGACAGGGCGCCGGCGGCCACGGGGATGCACACCGCGTTGTAGACGAGCGCCCAGAACAGGTTCTGCTTGATGTTGCGCAGCGTCGCGCGCGACAGCTGGATGGAGGCGGGCACGTCGAGCAGGTCGCTTTTCATGAGCACGATGTCGGCGCTCTCGATGGCCACGTCGGTGCCGGCCCCGATGGCGATGCCGACGTCGGCGCGCGCGAGCGCCGGGGCGTCGTTGATGCCGTCGCCCACCATGGCCACGCGGCCCTGCTCGGACAGGCGGCGGATCTCGCGTTCCTTGCCGTCAGGCAGCACGCCGGCGATGACCTCGTCGGCGCCCACCTCGCGTTGGATGGCGGCGGCGGTGCGCTCGTTGTCGCCGGTCAGCATCACCGTGCGGATGCCCATGGCCGAAAGCGTGGCCAGGGCGGCGGCGCTCGAGGGCTTCACCGTGTCGGCCACGGCGATCACGCCCAGGAGCTCGCCGTCCTGCGCGAAGAAGAGCGGCGTCTTGCCCATGTCGGCCTGCCGCTGCGCCTCCTCGGCGAACGCGCCCACCGCGACGTTGCGGGCCTCCATCATGCGCAGGTTGCCGGCGCATGACGGGCGGTCGTCGACGAGCGCCGCCACCCCTTCGCCGGGCACCTGCTTGAAGTCCTCCACGAGCAGCGGGTAGGCATGACGGCCGCGCGCGTAGTCGCACACGGCGCGGGCGAGCGGGTGCTCGGAGCGGCCTTCGATGGACACCGCCAGCTCCAGCAGGCGCTCCTCGCCCACACCCGGGGCCGGGACCACGTCGGTGACGCTCGGCGCGCCCTCGGTCACCGTGCCCGTCTTGTCGAACACGACGGTCTTCACGTCGTGGGCGGTTTCCAGCGCCTCGGCCGACTTGATGAGGATGCCGTTCTGCGCGCCGCGCCCGGTACCCACCATGATGGCCGTGGGCGTGGCCAGGCCGAGCGCGCACGGGCACGAGATGACGAGCACGCTGATGGCGTGCGACATGGCCGTCTCGAGCGTCGAGCCGCCGAGCATCCACACGGCGAACGTGACGACGGCGACGACGATGACCACGGGCACGAACACGCCCGATATCTTGTCGGCGATCTTCTCGATGGGCGCCTTCGTCGATGTGGCCTCGTCCACGAGCCGGATGATGCCGGCCAGCGTGGTGTCGTCGCCCACGCGGTCGGCGCGCATGGTGAACCATCCGGTGCGGTTCACGGTGGCGCCGGTCACCGCGTCGCCGGGGCGCTTGTCCACGGGCACGCTCTCGCCCGTGATCACCGACTCGTCCACCGTCCCCGAGCCCTCGAGCAGGGTGCCGTCCACGGGGACGCCCTCGCCCGCGCGCACCGCCAGCACGTCGCCCGCGCGCACCGCCTCCACCGCGACGCGCTCCTCGCGGCCGTCCACGAGCCGCGTGGCCTCCTTCGGCGCGAGGTCCACGAGCTTGGCGATGGCGTCGGTAGTCTTGCCCTTCGCGCGCGCCTCGAAGTACTTGCCCAGCGTGATGAGCGTGAGGATCATGGCCGCCGACTCGAAGTACAGGTCCATGGCCGCCAGGTGCGCGGCGTGCAGGTCGCCCGCGCCCAGCGCGATGCCGATCTTGTAGATGGCGTAGATGCCGTACACCGTGGCCGCCGTCGAGCCGAGCGCGATGAGCGAGTCCATGTTCGGCGCGCCGTGGAACAGCGTCTTGAAGCCCACGCGGAAGAACTTGAAGTTGACGAACACGACGGGCAGCAACAGCAGGAACTGCGTGAACGCGAACGTGAGCACGTTCTCGTCGCCCAGGAAGAACCCGGGCAGCGGCCAGCCGAACATGTGCCCCATGGACAGGTAGAACAACGGGATCGTGAACACCGCGGACACGATGAGGCGCATGCGCACGTGCCTCGCCTCGGCGGCCGCGTCGGCCACGGGGCGCGCCTTGGCCGCGCGGCTTCCCGCGCCCGGCGCCTGCTGGCCCGCCGGGACGCGCGCGGAGGCGCCGTAGCCCGCCTTGTCCACGGCGGCCTCGACGGCGCTCGCGACGGCCGCCGGCTCCGCGCCGTCGCGATACGTCACCTCCATGCTGTTCTTCAGCAGGTTCACGGCGACGTCGTCGACGCCGGGCACGGCCCGGGTCGCCTTCTCCACGCGCGCGGAGCATGCCGCGCACGTCATGCCGGTCACATCGAATGCTTGTTTCACCTTGTACTCCTTCAGACGAACGGATGTTTCACGTGAAACATCCGCTTATCGCGAGAACTTCTTCATGAGCTGCATCACTTCGTCGACGACCTCCACGTTGCCGCGCCTGATCTGCTCCACCACGCAGGTTTCCAGGTGGTTTTGCAGCATGACGGACGAGATGCTGTGCACGGCGCTTTCGGCGGCGGCGAGCTGCGTGAGCACGTCGCCGCAGTACCGGTTGTCGTCGATCATGGTCTTGATGCCGCCCAGCTGCCCGATGACGCGGTTGAGCCGCTTCTGCAGGTCGGCCTGCAGCTCCTCCGAGCGCGGCGTCTCCTTGCGGCGGCAGCAGCAGCCGGCTTCCTCCGGCTGCGGGTTCTTCTCGGCCATGACGCTCCTTTCCTCTATACCCCGTGTGGGTATCTGGGCGTGAGTATATACCCCTCACGGGTATTGTCAACCCCCGTTCCGGGATCGGCCGGCGGTCGGCGCGGCGAGCGGCGGAAGGCGGCCGTCACGCGAAGGACACCGCGCGGCAACCCCGCAGCGGCCCGCGAACCGCTACACTGGAGGCGTGCAGGAACGCGAGGAAGGAGCCGCCGATGTGCCGCCGTTTCATACCCGTCGACCGCGACGAAGTCGCGCGCATCGCCGCGGAGATCGAGCGCGACCTGGCCGACCATGCCGGCGAGCTGGCCTCGCTCGATCCCCTGGCCGACTACGAGGCGCACCTGTTCGCGCCCGCCGACGCTCCCGGAGCCGTGCAGGCCGC is a genomic window containing:
- the dinB gene encoding DNA polymerase IV; translation: MRSDSPQTDPESAADGGGFAMPLEEWRGSAILLVDLDAFFASVEQLDHPAWRGKPVIVGGDADKHGVVSTASYEARPYGVHSAMPSSTAKRLCPHAIWTHGHFDRYREMSNAIMDILRAETPHVQQVSIDEAFMDVSPTSVNREHPVRVAQRIQQRVEKLGVTCSIGVGTSKTIAKIASDMDKPRGLTVVYPGGERDFLAPLPVRTMSGIGAAAEEKLHSRGIRTLGQLADADEGMLLRVFGKNGHVMHVRANGGDDAPVEQDDSVKSVSNEMTFASDLTARDEVEGAIATIAAKVGRRLRRKGLRGRTISLRVRYDDRSVRSVQRQLAAPSDDEFAYTPLLYRMMGELWRPGMPVRLIGVGMTGFEEGDGVQESLFDVAEAAPNEDDVRPSIPDEGKRRGLIEATDLVKDRFGESAVRFGRELRGEENTTGSASKNPADYK
- a CDS encoding pyridoxal phosphate-dependent aminotransferase; the protein is MTMTQRDTDARPGVRACVTALPEQLLSPPYEMRSEMNWIDFSGTANPLGTPPSFIRAMETALAAGELNYPPDREAHTLRSVLARKFGLPVESFLVGSTVGDMVRAVAQTYQPCTVGVAVPGPVEYALAAGNAGHRVVEIASPAGFTVPDPAAAERHGIVFDAAVLANPGYPTSRLLPRPTLLAYLDACTWVVVDERSIELTLGGESMVALVNEHRNLVVVRSLCEPFAMPGIPISYCIAHPDTIAQITRFYDSSCVPMFAEVIGELALSETEHLERTRDFLDSEIPWLQCMLNLIPGIDIFPAEANYVMCTFDGGPDLALGVANTDELAQRLQLAGFLIRKLEGTPALEDSRYFCVAVRTREDNEKLVAALREIIAGC
- a CDS encoding heavy metal translocating P-type ATPase, translating into MKQAFDVTGMTCAACSARVEKATRAVPGVDDVAVNLLKNSMEVTYRDGAEPAAVASAVEAAVDKAGYGASARVPAGQQAPGAGSRAAKARPVADAAAEARHVRMRLIVSAVFTIPLFYLSMGHMFGWPLPGFFLGDENVLTFAFTQFLLLLPVVFVNFKFFRVGFKTLFHGAPNMDSLIALGSTAATVYGIYAIYKIGIALGAGDLHAAHLAAMDLYFESAAMILTLITLGKYFEARAKGKTTDAIAKLVDLAPKEATRLVDGREERVAVEAVRAGDVLAVRAGEGVPVDGTLLEGSGTVDESVITGESVPVDKRPGDAVTGATVNRTGWFTMRADRVGDDTTLAGIIRLVDEATSTKAPIEKIADKISGVFVPVVIVVAVVTFAVWMLGGSTLETAMSHAISVLVISCPCALGLATPTAIMVGTGRGAQNGILIKSAEALETAHDVKTVVFDKTGTVTEGAPSVTDVVPAPGVGEERLLELAVSIEGRSEHPLARAVCDYARGRHAYPLLVEDFKQVPGEGVAALVDDRPSCAGNLRMMEARNVAVGAFAEEAQRQADMGKTPLFFAQDGELLGVIAVADTVKPSSAAALATLSAMGIRTVMLTGDNERTAAAIQREVGADEVIAGVLPDGKEREIRRLSEQGRVAMVGDGINDAPALARADVGIAIGAGTDVAIESADIVLMKSDLLDVPASIQLSRATLRNIKQNLFWALVYNAVCIPVAAGALSFMGLNLNPMIAAAAMSLSSVCVVSNALRLRGWKPNLPSAATDAPASAPIDSTELDDPDDPNEKETTMEKTLNVEGMMCQHCVAHVKKALEGVEGVEEAVVDLDAGTATAKLARDVPEETLAAAVVEAGYEVK
- a CDS encoding metal-sensing transcriptional repressor yields the protein MAEKNPQPEEAGCCCRRKETPRSEELQADLQKRLNRVIGQLGGIKTMIDDNRYCGDVLTQLAAAESAVHSISSVMLQNHLETCVVEQIRRGNVEVVDEVMQLMKKFSR